One Anaerohalosphaeraceae bacterium DNA window includes the following coding sequences:
- the dnaK gene encoding molecular chaperone DnaK: MAKIIGIDLGTTNSVVAVMEGSTPKVLINANGSRLTPSVVGFTEKGERLVGQAARHQQVTNPKNTIYSIKRFMGRRHREVSEEEKMVPYTIVGGPDELVKVRVRDKEYTPPEISAMILQDLKKTAEDYLGEKVTQAVITVPAYFNDSQRQATKDAGTIAGLKVERIINEPTAAALAYGLEKKKNEKVAVFDFGGGTFDISILDIGDNVFEVLSTNGDTHLGGDDLDEVLINYLAEEFRRTEGIDLRQDPMAHQRLKEAAEKAKCELSTQVETTVNLPFITADQNGPKHLNITITRSKFEALCDHVFERLKAPCYRALEDAKLRPEDIQEVLLVGGSTRIPKVQQIAREIFKKEPNKSLNPDEVVAIGAAIQGAILAGDAGVKDILLLDVTPLSLGVETLGGIMTKLIERNTTIPTTKKEIFSTAADNQTSVEIHVLQGEREFARDNRTLGRFQLTGIPPAPRGVPQIEVTFDIDANGILNVSAKDLGTGKEQSIVIQSSSGLSKEEVERMAKEAEAHAAEDKKRRQVVEMKNQADQMIYQTEKQLKEFGDKVPADVRSRIESAMNNLKEAVKGDDGEAIRRALDNFNSEVQLLGKTLYEEAAKRQAASGSAKTSGTHTPPPEGEVRRKGPNDVIDAEFEAK; the protein is encoded by the coding sequence ACTGACCCCTTCGGTGGTTGGTTTCACCGAAAAAGGAGAACGTCTGGTCGGCCAGGCGGCCCGCCATCAGCAGGTTACGAACCCGAAAAACACCATTTACTCTATTAAGCGGTTCATGGGCCGACGGCACCGTGAGGTCAGCGAGGAAGAAAAAATGGTGCCTTATACTATCGTCGGCGGTCCGGATGAACTGGTGAAAGTCAGGGTTCGAGATAAAGAATATACCCCACCGGAAATCTCCGCAATGATTCTTCAGGACCTCAAGAAAACGGCGGAAGATTATCTGGGCGAAAAGGTTACCCAGGCCGTCATTACTGTGCCTGCCTATTTTAACGATTCCCAGCGGCAGGCCACAAAAGATGCCGGCACCATTGCCGGTCTGAAGGTCGAGCGCATTATCAATGAGCCGACTGCGGCGGCTTTGGCCTACGGGTTGGAAAAGAAGAAAAATGAAAAAGTAGCCGTTTTTGACTTCGGCGGCGGGACGTTTGATATCTCGATTCTCGACATCGGAGATAATGTTTTCGAAGTTCTCAGCACCAACGGCGATACGCATCTGGGAGGCGATGACCTCGATGAAGTTCTGATTAATTATCTGGCCGAAGAGTTCCGCAGGACGGAAGGGATCGACCTGCGTCAGGACCCGATGGCTCATCAGCGGCTCAAAGAGGCCGCCGAAAAGGCCAAGTGCGAGCTGAGCACGCAGGTGGAGACTACGGTCAATCTGCCGTTTATTACGGCCGACCAGAACGGGCCGAAGCACCTAAATATTACAATTACACGGAGCAAGTTTGAGGCCCTTTGCGACCATGTGTTTGAGCGGCTCAAAGCCCCGTGCTATCGGGCGCTGGAGGATGCCAAGCTGCGTCCGGAGGATATTCAGGAGGTTCTGCTGGTTGGCGGTTCGACTCGAATTCCGAAAGTCCAGCAGATTGCCCGGGAAATCTTCAAAAAAGAACCCAACAAGAGTCTCAATCCCGACGAGGTTGTGGCGATTGGAGCGGCGATTCAGGGGGCTATCCTGGCTGGCGATGCAGGCGTGAAGGATATTCTGCTGCTGGATGTGACGCCGCTGTCGCTGGGTGTGGAGACGCTCGGCGGAATAATGACCAAGCTTATTGAGCGGAACACGACAATTCCTACAACCAAAAAGGAGATTTTCTCCACGGCGGCGGACAACCAGACCAGCGTCGAAATCCATGTCCTGCAGGGGGAGCGTGAATTCGCCAGGGACAACCGCACACTCGGCCGCTTCCAGCTGACGGGGATTCCGCCGGCGCCTCGCGGAGTGCCTCAGATTGAGGTGACGTTCGATATTGATGCCAACGGGATTCTGAATGTCTCGGCCAAAGACCTCGGGACCGGCAAGGAGCAGTCGATTGTCATTCAGTCCAGTTCCGGCCTGAGCAAGGAAGAGGTCGAGCGGATGGCCAAAGAAGCGGAAGCCCATGCGGCGGAGGATAAGAAACGCCGTCAGGTGGTTGAGATGAAAAATCAGGCCGACCAGATGATTTACCAGACGGAAAAGCAGCTTAAGGAATTCGGCGATAAAGTGCCGGCGGATGTCCGAAGCCGGATTGAGTCGGCTATGAATAACCTCAAAGAGGCCGTTAAAGGCGATGACGGTGAGGCGATTCGACGGGCGCTGGACAACTTCAACAGTGAGGTGCAGCTGCTGGGCAAGACGCTGTATGAGGAAGCGGCCAAACGGCAGGCCGCATCCGGCTCGGCCAAAACCTCCGGAACCCATACGCCGCCTCCGGAAGGGGAGGTTCGCCGAAAAGGCCCCAATGATGTGATCGATGCCGAGTTTGAGGCCAAATAG